A genomic segment from Legionella quinlivanii encodes:
- the prfA gene encoding peptide chain release factor 1, with protein sequence MKKSLESKLQQLLERFQEVGRLLSDASVISDQNQFKNLSKEYAQLEPVATCYETYQNARKNLQALEEMAAGEDADLAEMAADEISAEKKQIEELDAQLQIYLIPRDPDDERNVYLEVRAGTGGDEAAIFAGDLFRMYSRYAENQGWQLEIISANQGEHGGYKEIIARISGVSVYSQLKFESGAHRVQRVPETESQGRVHTSACTVAILPEVDEIDDIDISADELRVDTYRSSGAGGQHVNKTDSAIRITHLPTGLVVECQDERSQHKNRAKAMALLKTRLLDAEQSKQRQQQAQTRKLQVGSGDRSERIRTYNFPQGRLTDHRINLTLYQLSDIIEGDLAPVVDALQKEHHAELLAELSRHD encoded by the coding sequence ATGAAGAAATCTCTTGAATCCAAATTACAGCAGCTCCTCGAACGTTTCCAGGAAGTAGGCCGTCTGTTGTCTGATGCATCGGTTATCAGCGATCAGAATCAATTTAAAAATTTATCCAAAGAATATGCTCAGCTGGAACCTGTAGCGACCTGTTATGAAACCTATCAGAATGCCCGGAAAAATCTACAGGCTCTTGAGGAAATGGCAGCCGGCGAAGATGCGGATCTGGCAGAAATGGCAGCTGATGAAATCAGCGCTGAAAAAAAACAAATTGAGGAACTCGATGCACAATTGCAGATCTATCTGATTCCCAGGGATCCTGATGATGAGCGTAATGTATATCTCGAGGTGCGCGCGGGAACAGGAGGAGACGAAGCGGCGATTTTTGCAGGCGATCTGTTTCGTATGTATAGCCGCTATGCGGAAAATCAGGGCTGGCAGTTGGAAATCATCAGCGCGAACCAGGGTGAGCATGGTGGTTACAAGGAAATTATTGCAAGAATTTCAGGTGTCTCTGTGTACTCGCAATTAAAATTTGAGTCCGGAGCCCATCGCGTACAACGCGTCCCTGAAACTGAATCGCAAGGGAGGGTTCATACCTCCGCCTGTACCGTCGCTATTCTTCCTGAAGTCGATGAAATTGACGATATTGATATCAGTGCAGACGAATTACGCGTAGACACCTACCGTTCATCCGGTGCCGGTGGTCAGCACGTTAATAAGACCGATTCGGCTATTCGCATCACCCATTTGCCCACCGGTCTTGTTGTCGAATGCCAGGACGAACGCTCGCAACACAAGAATCGTGCGAAAGCGATGGCTCTTTTAAAAACCCGTCTCCTGGATGCAGAACAAAGCAAGCAACGACAACAGCAGGCGCAAACAAGAAAACTGCAGGTTGGCTCAGGCGATCGTTCCGAACGGATCCGAACCTATAATTTTCCGCAAGGCCGGCTTACCGATCACCGCATCAATCTGACGCTCTATCAATTGAGCGATATTATTGAGGGCGATTTAGCACCAGTGGTAGATGCCTTGCAGAAGGAACATCATGCTGAACTTCTGGCTGAATTAAGTCGTCATGATTGA
- the prmC gene encoding peptide chain release factor N(5)-glutamine methyltransferase → MIDIKTALSNATEMLADIHDTARIDAEILLAYTLSKTRTYLYTHPEQNLNTEQYQRFRDLVKERRLGRPVAYLIKMREFWSLPLKVSESTLIPRPETELIVELCLRLIPDHTDIRIIDLGTGSGAIALALAKERPQWEVYACDISQQAIDIARENAASLNITNIRFFQSDWFSAIPDAIQFHAIVSNPPYIPQADPHLQQGDLRFEPQSALASGEDGLTAIRDIMQQSIARLKRDGLLLIEHGYDQKTVVGSMLKDYGYQNLQCWKDVQGLDRVSGGRLLKVDE, encoded by the coding sequence ATGATTGATATCAAAACTGCTTTATCCAATGCGACTGAGATGCTTGCTGATATTCATGATACGGCAAGAATAGATGCGGAGATTTTACTTGCTTATACGCTTTCCAAAACAAGAACCTATCTTTATACGCATCCAGAGCAAAATCTTAACACAGAGCAATATCAGCGATTCCGGGATCTTGTAAAAGAGCGCCGGCTTGGACGTCCGGTGGCCTATCTTATTAAAATGCGGGAGTTTTGGTCGCTTCCACTAAAAGTAAGTGAAAGTACGCTAATTCCAAGACCTGAGACAGAACTGATTGTTGAACTTTGTCTTCGTTTAATACCCGACCACACAGACATACGAATAATCGATTTGGGAACAGGCAGCGGCGCTATTGCGCTCGCCCTGGCAAAAGAACGTCCTCAATGGGAAGTCTATGCCTGTGATATAAGCCAGCAGGCAATCGATATTGCCAGGGAAAATGCCGCTTCCCTGAATATTACTAATATTCGTTTTTTTCAGTCTGACTGGTTTTCTGCTATTCCTGATGCCATCCAGTTTCATGCGATTGTCTCCAATCCGCCCTATATTCCCCAGGCGGATCCTCATCTGCAGCAGGGCGATTTGCGCTTTGAACCCCAATCCGCACTCGCCAGCGGTGAAGATGGCTTGACGGCAATTCGGGATATCATGCAACAGAGTATTGCGAGGCTCAAGCGAGACGGGCTATTATTGATTGAGCATGGTTATGATCAAAAAACTGTTGTAGGGTCTATGCTTAAAGATTATGGGTATCAAAATCTACAGTGTTGGAAAGACGTACAAGGTCTGGACAGAGTCAGTGGAGGAAGGCTGCTAAAGGTTGATGAATGA
- the dksA gene encoding RNA polymerase-binding protein DksA codes for MPLQLIDSNNESILNVKNDAVGSMGIAPYQETEGEEYMNEQQRAHIEKILLAWMRSLMEEVDRTVSHMKEEAANFADPNDRASQEEEFSLELRTRDRERKLIKKIEDALERLRDEDFGYCEACGVEIGLRRLEARPTATLCIDCKTLSEIKERQNQGS; via the coding sequence ATGCCGTTACAATTAATTGATTCAAACAATGAGAGTATACTTAACGTGAAAAATGACGCCGTTGGCAGTATGGGAATTGCCCCTTATCAGGAAACTGAAGGGGAAGAATACATGAATGAACAGCAGCGGGCGCATATTGAAAAAATATTGCTGGCCTGGATGCGCTCTCTTATGGAAGAAGTCGATCGAACAGTTTCTCATATGAAAGAAGAAGCGGCGAATTTTGCAGATCCCAATGACAGGGCCAGTCAGGAAGAAGAATTCAGCCTTGAACTGCGCACACGAGACAGGGAACGGAAACTGATCAAAAAAATCGAGGATGCTCTTGAACGTCTTCGTGATGAAGATTTCGGATACTGCGAAGCCTGCGGCGTCGAAATTGGACTGCGTCGTTTGGAAGCTCGACCAACAGCCACTTTATGTATAGACTGCAAAACTCTTTCAGAAATTAAAGAAAGACAAAACCAGGGCAGTTAA
- the waaA gene encoding lipid IV(A) 3-deoxy-D-manno-octulosonic acid transferase, whose protein sequence is MRYIYSFFMYLMTPWLLFRLWWKGRQLPAYRDRIGERFWAGMAPVPNIDVWVHAVSLGEVIAVTPLINEMLAKNWRLLITTMTPTGAEQVKTKFGDRVLHRYIPYDLPDVLQRFFVSVKPRAGVIVETELWPNLIHYASQAKIPLMLINARLSERSCRGYQKIKWLIKPVINQFTWILAQSDEDGRRFQQLGAKEGLVQTIGNMKFDLQTKDIDQGLFLQLKAAWGPDRPVLIIASTHDNEEEQILQQLTRLQASIKNILVLIAPRHPERFQKVNLLAEQAGFKTALRSKPETISSETEVITLDSMGELLGFYQISDYAFVGGSFVPIGGHNVLEPIAMKVPVFSGPEVHNFKTICRDLMDANAMIIVQSAAELIDRVVALHANEAEKEKLVLNATQVLKANKGAVARYLAVLETFVD, encoded by the coding sequence ATGCGTTATATTTATTCCTTTTTCATGTACCTGATGACACCCTGGCTGCTTTTCCGGCTTTGGTGGAAAGGTAGACAATTGCCTGCGTATCGGGATCGCATTGGCGAGCGTTTCTGGGCAGGCATGGCGCCTGTGCCAAATATTGATGTATGGGTTCATGCTGTCTCTTTGGGGGAAGTCATTGCAGTCACTCCGCTAATCAATGAGATGCTGGCTAAGAACTGGCGGTTGTTAATTACTACTATGACGCCAACGGGAGCAGAGCAAGTGAAGACGAAGTTTGGGGATCGCGTTTTGCATCGATACATCCCCTATGACTTGCCTGATGTGTTGCAACGATTTTTCGTTTCGGTCAAGCCACGCGCTGGTGTGATTGTCGAAACTGAACTTTGGCCTAATCTGATTCATTATGCCAGTCAGGCTAAAATTCCCCTGATGCTTATTAATGCGCGCTTGTCAGAGCGTTCCTGCAGAGGCTACCAAAAGATCAAATGGCTGATAAAACCGGTTATTAATCAATTTACCTGGATCCTTGCTCAAAGCGATGAGGATGGTAGACGTTTTCAGCAATTGGGAGCTAAAGAAGGCCTGGTCCAAACGATAGGTAATATGAAATTTGACTTACAGACCAAGGATATTGACCAGGGACTGTTTCTTCAATTGAAAGCGGCTTGGGGACCGGACCGGCCCGTGCTCATTATAGCCAGTACGCATGACAATGAAGAAGAGCAAATACTGCAGCAATTAACCCGATTGCAGGCCTCTATAAAAAATATACTGGTATTGATCGCTCCTCGCCATCCAGAGCGTTTTCAAAAAGTTAACTTACTTGCAGAGCAGGCTGGATTCAAAACGGCATTGCGAAGCAAGCCTGAGACAATTTCTTCTGAAACTGAAGTGATTACTCTTGATTCTATGGGAGAGCTCTTAGGTTTTTATCAGATTAGTGATTACGCCTTTGTTGGAGGAAGTTTTGTACCCATTGGTGGGCATAATGTGCTTGAGCCTATTGCAATGAAGGTTCCAGTATTTAGCGGTCCTGAAGTGCACAACTTTAAAACGATTTGCCGTGACTTAATGGATGCAAACGCTATGATCATTGTACAATCTGCCGCAGAATTAATAGACAGAGTAGTTGCTCTTCATGCCAATGAAGCGGAAAAAGAAAAGCTGGTATTAAATGCAACCCAGGTATTGAAGGCCAATAAAGGAGCAGTAGCACGCTATTTAGCCGTTTTGGAAACTTTTGTCGATTAG
- the djlA gene encoding co-chaperone DjlA, with protein sequence MNFRQYFTTHTWWGKIIGGFLGYLMGGSAGALFGILIGNFFDRGLAEHFSRPHWSYYSEKRKVIQEVFFQTTFSVMGHIAKADGRVSEEEIQVARQLMNEMRLNNEQQELAKRLFNEGKDPRFDLESTLNTLQDTCRVNPELLKLFMDIQYRVAKAGGLTESKVQALDNIFRRMGFAPLKQQYRFYEDFIFGGAYSTADYSQRSNQRSSSSHSSNSHQRREEFNYQNPNNLIHAFAVLEISPNASKQEVKKAYRKLISRNHPDKLIAQGLPEAMIKIANEKTQRITKAYEQICASKGW encoded by the coding sequence ATGAATTTTCGTCAGTACTTTACGACACATACCTGGTGGGGAAAAATCATCGGTGGTTTTTTAGGATACCTGATGGGAGGCTCCGCAGGCGCTTTATTTGGAATTTTAATCGGTAATTTCTTTGACCGCGGGCTTGCAGAGCATTTTTCACGTCCTCACTGGAGTTATTACAGTGAGAAAAGAAAAGTAATTCAAGAGGTATTTTTCCAGACCACCTTTTCTGTCATGGGACATATTGCGAAGGCGGACGGCAGAGTATCCGAAGAAGAGATTCAGGTGGCTCGTCAGTTAATGAATGAAATGCGCTTAAATAACGAGCAGCAGGAATTAGCCAAGCGCTTGTTCAATGAGGGAAAAGACCCGCGTTTCGATCTCGAAAGCACCTTAAACACGCTTCAGGATACCTGCCGGGTTAATCCCGAGCTTCTGAAATTGTTTATGGATATCCAATACCGGGTGGCAAAGGCAGGAGGCCTGACTGAGTCCAAAGTTCAAGCGCTGGACAACATTTTTCGGCGAATGGGATTTGCTCCCTTGAAACAGCAGTATCGCTTTTATGAAGATTTTATTTTTGGCGGCGCTTACTCAACCGCTGACTACTCCCAGCGCAGCAATCAGCGCTCCTCTTCCTCGCACTCATCAAATTCACATCAACGCAGAGAGGAATTCAATTATCAGAATCCCAATAATTTAATCCATGCCTTCGCGGTTCTGGAAATCAGCCCCAATGCCAGTAAGCAGGAAGTAAAAAAAGCGTATCGCAAATTAATTAGCCGCAATCATCCTGATAAATTGATAGCCCAGGGCTTACCAGAAGCTATGATTAAAATTGCAAATGAGAAAACACAGCGAATTACTAAAGCTTATGAGCAAATTTGTGCAAGCAAAGGGTGGTAG
- the plaA gene encoding GDSL family lysophospholipase PlaA, which produces MKVLLTLCALFFSTVIQSAALKNIVVFGDSLSDNGNLYEYMHHQLPQSPPYYEGRFTNGPIWVERLLALYYKQNPESHLKDYAFGGAGVSEEDDGGVLFTLRSEIDSYFLSHNNRAEKDNLYVVWIGANNYLGVPDGVNETVERVNKGIAHSLSELASKGARHILVFNLPDLGKAPAAKEFEAEEILSEFCQAHNAALAETMKQLRKEYPKVQWIFYDVNELLNKIFANPAHYGFNNIEQTCYDVMIDKPTQKSVLQIASRIRPTSEFDSCDGFLFFDPVHPTGPAHQIMAETAYRLLKEANISFK; this is translated from the coding sequence ATGAAAGTATTACTGACCTTATGTGCTTTGTTTTTCTCCACTGTTATCCAATCGGCCGCTTTAAAAAATATCGTCGTATTCGGTGATAGCCTTTCGGATAACGGCAATCTTTATGAGTACATGCACCATCAATTGCCGCAATCCCCGCCTTATTATGAAGGTCGGTTTACAAACGGCCCCATCTGGGTGGAGCGTCTGCTGGCTCTGTACTACAAACAAAACCCGGAAAGTCATTTAAAGGATTATGCGTTTGGCGGTGCTGGTGTTTCTGAAGAGGATGATGGCGGCGTGCTGTTTACCTTGCGCAGCGAGATCGACAGCTATTTCCTCAGCCATAATAACAGGGCGGAAAAAGACAATCTGTATGTCGTCTGGATTGGTGCTAATAATTATCTTGGCGTTCCGGATGGGGTTAATGAAACGGTTGAACGGGTCAATAAGGGTATTGCTCACAGCCTGTCGGAATTGGCCAGTAAGGGTGCTCGCCATATTCTGGTATTTAATTTACCCGATTTGGGGAAAGCACCTGCTGCCAAAGAGTTCGAGGCGGAAGAGATTCTGTCTGAATTCTGTCAGGCGCATAATGCCGCATTGGCTGAAACGATGAAGCAATTACGCAAGGAATATCCCAAAGTGCAATGGATATTCTATGATGTTAACGAACTTCTGAATAAAATTTTTGCTAATCCTGCTCATTACGGTTTCAACAATATTGAGCAAACCTGTTACGATGTGATGATTGATAAGCCGACCCAGAAATCCGTATTGCAAATCGCCTCACGCATTCGACCCACAAGTGAATTCGATTCCTGCGATGGCTTTTTGTTTTTCGATCCGGTACATCCTACAGGTCCTGCCCATCAGATTATGGCCGAGACTGCCTATCGTCTGCTTAAAGAGGCGAATATTTCATTCAAATAA
- a CDS encoding DEAD/DEAH box helicase: MTNDSTSFASLGLSQALLKALSDMQFQTPSPVQAQTIPCLLEGQDVIAQAQTGTGKTAAFALPILQQLNLKSSATQALILAPTRELAIQVAEQFSALSVHLAGITVSVLCGGQDYRRQLKQLKDGAQIVVGTPGRILDHIDRGTLQLNQLKTFVLDEADEMLRMGFIEDVELILSKLPEAKQMALFSATMPYRIRQIANNYLRDPVSVEIRSETATVKSIEQRFLFASQGQKPDALHRILAVEDYQGVIVFVRTKSSTEEVAESLQQQGYRAMAIHGDITQALRERIIAQFRQGAIDILVATDVAARGLDVERVTHVINYDVPHDCETYVHRIGRTGRAGRSGVTILFITPRESRILNTIERHTRQRIEKITVPNDHAIQQARQKRFMDNISARLTHEHLPAYKAIVEDYLAQNKVSPADVAAALALLLHQDKPWQQNLPQFKEAKEKRSRDGDIRGSRGGDRRREDRFELSARKSGKSDKRFADNHQQELFRIDVGRIHGVKPGNIVGAIANEAGLQSRQISGLKIHEDYSTVRLPQGMPKEVFQDLNKAWVCGRQLKLTSLGVV, translated from the coding sequence ATGACAAATGATTCAACAAGCTTTGCATCTCTTGGACTATCTCAGGCTTTATTAAAAGCCTTGTCTGATATGCAATTTCAAACGCCCTCTCCTGTGCAGGCGCAAACCATTCCCTGCCTGCTTGAGGGACAGGATGTTATTGCCCAGGCGCAAACTGGTACAGGCAAAACGGCAGCTTTTGCTTTGCCCATATTACAGCAGTTAAACCTGAAATCCTCTGCGACGCAAGCCTTAATTTTAGCGCCCACCCGCGAGCTCGCCATACAGGTGGCTGAACAATTTTCTGCTTTGAGTGTTCATTTAGCTGGCATCACCGTTTCTGTTCTTTGTGGAGGACAGGATTATCGCCGTCAGTTAAAACAGTTAAAAGACGGTGCCCAAATCGTGGTTGGAACACCAGGTCGAATTCTTGATCATATCGACAGAGGCACTTTACAGCTCAATCAGTTGAAGACCTTTGTACTTGATGAAGCGGATGAAATGTTGCGTATGGGCTTTATTGAGGACGTGGAGTTGATCCTGTCCAAATTGCCTGAAGCAAAACAAATGGCATTATTTTCAGCGACAATGCCTTATCGTATTCGCCAGATTGCCAATAACTATCTGCGCGACCCTGTTTCTGTTGAAATTCGTTCAGAAACAGCCACTGTTAAAAGTATTGAACAGCGCTTTCTTTTTGCTTCTCAGGGTCAGAAGCCTGATGCTTTGCATCGTATTCTGGCAGTTGAGGATTATCAGGGGGTGATTGTTTTTGTTCGGACTAAAAGCAGCACAGAAGAAGTGGCCGAATCCCTGCAACAGCAAGGTTATCGGGCAATGGCTATTCACGGCGATATCACCCAGGCTTTAAGAGAGCGGATTATTGCCCAGTTCCGTCAGGGTGCGATTGATATCCTGGTAGCTACAGACGTAGCCGCACGGGGGCTGGATGTTGAGCGTGTCACACATGTTATCAATTATGATGTACCGCATGATTGTGAAACCTATGTACACCGTATCGGCAGAACTGGACGTGCTGGTCGAAGCGGAGTGACCATCCTGTTCATTACGCCGCGTGAATCAAGAATCCTTAATACTATTGAAAGACATACGCGACAACGTATTGAAAAAATTACGGTGCCGAATGATCATGCGATTCAGCAAGCACGCCAGAAACGATTTATGGATAATATCTCTGCGCGCTTAACGCATGAGCACTTACCGGCTTATAAAGCCATTGTGGAAGATTATCTTGCGCAAAATAAAGTGTCACCCGCTGACGTTGCAGCCGCCTTGGCATTGCTGCTTCATCAGGACAAGCCCTGGCAGCAAAACTTGCCGCAATTTAAAGAGGCCAAGGAAAAACGCAGCCGCGATGGCGATATAAGAGGCTCAAGAGGCGGTGATCGCCGTCGTGAGGACCGTTTTGAACTGTCAGCAAGAAAATCAGGTAAAAGCGACAAGCGATTCGCTGATAATCATCAACAGGAATTGTTTAGAATCGATGTGGGCCGTATTCATGGTGTTAAACCCGGCAATATTGTGGGCGCGATAGCCAATGAAGCTGGCTTACAGAGCCGTCAGATTTCTGGCCTGAAAATTCATGAGGATTATTCCACTGTTCGTTTACCACAAGGCATGCCTAAAGAAGTATTCCAGGACCTTAACAAAGCCTGGGTTTGCGGACGTCAGTTAAAGCTGACCTCGTTAGGTGTGGTGTAA
- a CDS encoding glutathione peroxidase, with protein sequence MTIATDTAYHYSFHQLAGGQDLPLANFKGKVLIVVNTASKCGFTPQYAGLEKLYQDYKDRGLVILGVPSNDFGKQEPGTEEEIGQFCQINYGVTFPMTGKEVVTGKNAHPFFQWAHKTLGFGSAPKWNFHKYLINRNGELVTYFFSTTAPDSTRFINAIEKELDSESDNLSQN encoded by the coding sequence ATGACAATCGCGACTGATACTGCGTATCACTATTCATTTCATCAATTAGCCGGAGGGCAAGATCTCCCGCTAGCGAATTTTAAAGGCAAAGTGTTAATCGTTGTGAATACTGCCTCAAAATGTGGCTTTACACCTCAATATGCGGGTCTCGAAAAATTATACCAGGACTATAAAGATCGCGGCCTGGTGATTCTTGGTGTGCCCTCCAATGATTTTGGAAAACAGGAGCCGGGAACAGAAGAAGAAATCGGTCAATTTTGCCAGATTAATTATGGCGTGACCTTTCCTATGACTGGCAAAGAAGTTGTTACCGGAAAAAACGCCCACCCTTTTTTTCAATGGGCTCATAAAACATTAGGATTTGGCAGTGCCCCCAAATGGAATTTTCATAAATACCTGATTAATCGAAATGGCGAACTGGTCACTTATTTTTTTTCAACCACCGCCCCCGATTCGACACGCTTTATTAACGCTATCGAAAAGGAACTGGATTCAGAGTCTGATAATTTGTCACAAAATTAA
- a CDS encoding PA3496 family putative envelope integrity protein yields MESQDFNEFESEINDDHSIDDAVCETASSKRLERRRRIEDILEEKRLREELEEF; encoded by the coding sequence ATGGAATCGCAGGATTTTAATGAATTTGAATCTGAAATAAATGACGACCACAGTATAGATGATGCAGTATGCGAAACTGCTTCCAGCAAACGGCTGGAACGGCGAAGGCGAATTGAAGATATACTCGAAGAAAAACGTTTAAGAGAAGAGCTGGAGGAATTTTAA
- a CDS encoding phenylacetate--CoA ligase family protein: MPTTYELRIKQTEDMLGQFERSYEALSWSKQRISEHRNYQLRKLLHYAKKHSPWYQKQLAHINLELFTEERLPEIPAMDKKTLMDNWDEIVTDKRLSLKLVEDHIDKMKDDGETLYLLDEYHVLATSGSSGKRAIYVYNWDEWNTYYLHSVRYASRQPIPRRANQDAKKLKMAMILISNTVYAMYSMIKTFQHDHVEQFHISITQPTEQIINELNTIQPDYLLGTPTTIARICHEPYVNRLKIDPVLVSVSGEPLFTPIRQLIEKAWPNARINNAYGCSEGLAGSNCGVNSREMHLNEDGCILEPVDAEEQRVPLGVIPQKMYLTNLYFYTLPLIRYEFFDQLLFLDKPCICGSNHQLIAEPEGRPEYDFMYPGNVFVHHLAFVTPLLLEKNIQEYQVVQTEKGAHVRVMTTGLINKQLISQSIGHSLKQAGLERPEISFEEVTEFEYLSSGKLRRFLKLR, from the coding sequence ATGCCCACTACATACGAATTAAGAATCAAACAAACAGAAGATATGCTAGGCCAGTTTGAGCGCTCTTATGAGGCCTTAAGCTGGTCTAAACAAAGAATAAGCGAGCATCGAAATTATCAGTTAAGAAAACTTCTGCACTACGCTAAAAAACACTCGCCCTGGTATCAGAAACAATTAGCTCATATTAATCTCGAGCTGTTCACAGAAGAACGGCTTCCAGAAATTCCCGCTATGGATAAAAAAACCTTAATGGATAACTGGGATGAAATAGTCACTGATAAGCGGCTGTCGCTCAAGTTGGTTGAAGACCATATTGATAAGATGAAAGACGATGGAGAGACCTTATATTTACTGGATGAATATCATGTACTGGCAACGAGCGGTTCCAGTGGTAAAAGAGCAATTTATGTCTATAACTGGGATGAATGGAATACCTACTATTTGCACAGCGTACGTTATGCGTCGCGCCAGCCAATCCCGCGCAGGGCAAACCAGGACGCTAAAAAATTAAAAATGGCAATGATCCTGATTTCAAACACTGTCTATGCCATGTATTCAATGATAAAGACTTTTCAACATGATCATGTTGAGCAGTTTCATATTTCAATTACCCAGCCAACCGAGCAAATCATTAATGAATTAAATACAATTCAACCGGATTATTTACTGGGAACACCAACCACGATTGCAAGAATATGCCATGAACCTTACGTGAACCGCTTAAAGATTGACCCTGTACTAGTTTCTGTTTCAGGTGAACCTTTATTCACTCCCATCCGTCAGTTAATTGAAAAAGCATGGCCTAATGCCAGAATCAATAATGCCTATGGCTGCTCTGAAGGTCTGGCAGGGAGTAATTGCGGGGTCAATAGCCGGGAAATGCATCTGAATGAGGATGGCTGTATCCTTGAGCCCGTTGATGCAGAAGAGCAGCGAGTTCCTCTGGGTGTGATTCCTCAGAAAATGTATTTAACGAATTTGTATTTTTATACCTTGCCGCTCATACGCTATGAATTCTTTGATCAATTATTGTTTTTAGATAAACCCTGTATTTGCGGGAGCAACCATCAATTAATTGCAGAGCCAGAGGGACGTCCTGAATATGATTTTATGTACCCCGGAAATGTATTTGTACATCATCTAGCCTTTGTCACACCGCTGTTACTTGAAAAAAATATTCAGGAATATCAGGTCGTGCAAACCGAAAAAGGCGCTCATGTCAGGGTAATGACTACAGGACTGATTAATAAGCAGCTGATATCTCAATCTATAGGCCATTCTTTAAAACAAGCCGGTCTGGAAAGACCTGAAATCAGCTTTGAGGAAGTTACGGAGTTTGAATATTTGTCCTCAGGGAAATTGCGCCGATTTTTAAAGTTGAGATGA
- a CDS encoding methyltransferase, with product MKMIKSWLNTKLKKLTDDAALSEQSVSYASKKAQPNADFYKNYFSLIADGARLKLVEAMFNLNLFDLFEGREYVLESEIIEKLGLMPIRAKKWLHLLSSEHFLVKAKSRDYRVAYRLPDEFIEIINSDKWWGMKFFFNTWQVAAEENLSDVLRYGKVKISVSWPPKTDGEVQWLEDWMRNTIRRPAERFLESIDFTKINTVLDVGGGDGSLACHLVNAYPHLKMAVYNLPKSAVLARENIEAQGLTQKINVVEGDFIADDAFPTGFDLLLFSRVLYDWDEAVNRKLLRMAYQALQKNGLVAICETFKENNNDLCLSAEYRYMFHDDFAPHVMKAAADYYRMLEKIGFTVILPTTKKTDVLYYSIIVARK from the coding sequence ATGAAAATGATAAAATCCTGGCTGAATACGAAATTAAAAAAACTGACGGATGATGCGGCTCTCAGTGAGCAGTCAGTGTCTTATGCCTCCAAAAAAGCGCAGCCCAATGCTGATTTTTACAAAAACTATTTCTCCCTCATCGCAGATGGTGCACGTCTTAAGCTGGTTGAAGCAATGTTCAACCTGAATCTCTTTGATTTATTTGAAGGCAGGGAATACGTTTTAGAAAGCGAAATCATTGAAAAACTGGGATTAATGCCGATTCGTGCCAAAAAATGGCTGCATCTCTTAAGCAGTGAGCATTTTTTAGTAAAAGCGAAATCCAGAGACTACCGAGTTGCTTACCGACTGCCCGACGAATTCATCGAAATAATCAATAGCGATAAATGGTGGGGGATGAAATTCTTTTTTAATACCTGGCAGGTCGCCGCTGAGGAAAATTTAAGTGATGTATTGCGCTATGGCAAGGTAAAAATCAGTGTCTCCTGGCCGCCGAAAACTGATGGCGAAGTTCAGTGGCTGGAGGACTGGATGAGAAATACCATCCGCCGGCCCGCTGAACGTTTTCTGGAGTCTATTGATTTCACAAAAATCAATACCGTGCTTGATGTGGGCGGCGGCGATGGATCATTGGCCTGTCACCTGGTGAATGCATATCCTCATTTAAAAATGGCAGTATACAATTTACCCAAGTCCGCGGTGCTGGCTCGAGAGAATATTGAAGCCCAGGGATTAACTCAGAAGATAAACGTAGTGGAAGGCGACTTTATCGCGGACGATGCGTTTCCCACCGGTTTTGACCTGCTTCTTTTTTCGCGGGTTTTATATGACTGGGATGAAGCTGTAAACAGAAAGTTATTAAGAATGGCTTATCAGGCCTTGCAAAAAAATGGTTTGGTCGCCATTTGTGAAACATTTAAAGAAAATAATAATGATCTTTGTCTGTCTGCAGAATACCGCTACATGTTCCATGATGATTTTGCTCCTCATGTCATGAAAGCTGCTGCAGACTATTACAGGATGCTGGAGAAAATTGGATTTACTGTCATTTTGCCCACAACAAAAAAAACAGATGTTCTGTATTATTCAATTATTGTTGCGCGTAAATGA